Proteins encoded in a region of the Alosa sapidissima isolate fAloSap1 chromosome 19, fAloSap1.pri, whole genome shotgun sequence genome:
- the foxa1 gene encoding hepatocyte nuclear factor 3-alpha, with translation MLGTVKMEGHETPDWTSYYNDAQEVYSPMTNTSMNAGLGSVQSMNSYMSMSTSGNMTSSSFNMSYANPGLGAGLSPGTMAGMPTASSAMNGISGGVPPMGTTLSPTNMNAMSAQQASMSALNPYSSMSPTMSPMTYAQTNINRARDNKTFRRSYPHAKPPYSYISLITMAIQQSPSKMLTLSEIYQWIMDLFPYYRQNQQRWQNSIRHSLSFNDCFVKVSRSPDKPGKGSYWALHPDSGNMFENGCYLRRQKRFKCEKKLSPTKGAEGRKDQTGGSGSPAHDSGNSKPGHMDTSSISSSNQSSSPHSLDRSGNHTELKSSGPPLHPAASSATSLSSIPLAPHSMGHETQLHLKDPHYSFNHPFSINNLMSSSEQQHKLDMKAYEQALQYSSYGSGMSSSLPLGSASMAGRATMDPSAIEASYYQGVYSRPVLNTS, from the exons ATGTTGGGCACTGTGAAGATGGAAGGTCACGAAACTCCCGACTGGACCAGCTATTACAATGACGCGCAAGAG GTATATTCACCCATGACCAACACCAGCATGAACGCAGGATTGGGTTCCGTGCAAAGCATGAACAGTTACATGAGCATGTCCACCAGTGGGAATATGACCTCCAGCTCTTTCAACATGTCTTATGCCAACCCCGGCTTGGGTGCAGGACTTAGCCCAGGAACCATGGCAGGGATGCCGACTGCCTCCAGCGCAATGAATGGAATAAGTGGTGGAGTACCACCTATGGGCACCACATTGAGTCCCACTAATATGAACGCCATGTCCGCTCAGCAAGCTTCCATGAGCGCACTGAATCCTTACTCTAGTATGAGCCCCACGATGAGTCCCATGACCTATGCCCAAACTAACATTAACAGGGCAAGAGATAACAAGACCTTCAGAAGAAGTTACCCTCATGCCAAGCCCCCTTACTCGTACATTTCGCTAATCACAATGGCTATCCAGCAGTCACCGAGCAAAATGCTCACTCTCAGTGAAATATATCAGTGGATCATGGATCTCTTCCCTTACTACCGCCAAAATcaacaaaggtggcaaaattcCATCAGACACTCACTGTCTTTCAATGACTGCTTCGTCAAAGTCTCCAGGTCACCGGATAAACCAGGCAAAGGTTCATACTGGGCTTTGCATCCCGATTCTGGAAATATGTTTGAAAATGGCTGTTACCTCCGCAGACAGAAGCGCTTTAAGTGTGAGAAAAAGTTGTCTCCAACTAAGGGAGCAGAGGGAAGGAAAGACCAGACAGGCGGTTCTGGCTCTCCGGCGCACGACAGTGGCAACTCCAAACCAGGGCACATGGACACAAGCTCGATTTCCAGCTCCAACCAGTCCTCCAGTCCCCACAGCTTGGACAGAAGCGGTAACCACACTGAACTAAAGAGCAGCGGGCCACCCCTGCACCCCGCAGCCAGCTCGGCCACGTCTCTGTCATCAATCCCGTTGGCCCCGCATTCTATGGGCCATGAGACCCAGCTGCACCTTAAAGATCCCCATTACTCATTCAACCACCCGTTTTCCATTAATAATTTAATGTCCTCATCGGAGCAACAGCACAAACTGGACATGAAAGCTTACGAACAAGCACTGCAATATTCATCCTATGGCTCAGGGATGTCTTCCAGCTTGCCCCTCGGCAGTGCGTCTATGGCTGGAAGAGCCACAATGGACCCTTCGGCAATAGAGGCGTCTTACTATCAAGGTGTGTATTCCAGACCGGTCCTAAACACATCTTAG